In Aspergillus luchuensis IFO 4308 DNA, chromosome 1, nearly complete sequence, the following are encoded in one genomic region:
- a CDS encoding EKC/KEOPS complex subunit CGI121/TPRKB (COG:S;~EggNog:ENOG410Q13K;~InterPro:IPR013926,IPR036504;~PFAM:PF08617): MSAPLLETIHLSHLPPSMPVHVALYRDVQNAPYLRQQLMSANAEFEYAFIDASTVLSRTHLLSAVFRAVNDYMNGRLKSRNVHSEMVFSLSPATNIAESFRKFGITDSTKDLLVVKLSVTPEITHDSVAAHLGQSVEGTPVPFDDETLSKISDIAKIKKAYKLGALNTAPPNQANGTQDNGMRRLELSVLGAIALRGAT, translated from the exons ATGTCTGCGCCATTATTAGAAACCATCCACCTTTCGCATCTGCCTCCGTCGATGCCCGTGCATGTCGCTCTATATCGGGATGTGCAGAATGCTCCGTACCTTCGCCAGCAGCTCATGTCCGCCAATGCGGAATTTGAGTACGCTTTCATTGATGCAAGCACG GTCCTCTCAAGAACACACCTACTCTCCGCGGTTTTCAGAGCAGTCAATGATTATATGAACGGCCGTCTCAAGTCCCGGAACGTACACTCTGAGATGGTCTTTTCGCTAAGCCCTGCGACAAAT ATTGCTGAATCTTTCCGCAAGTTCGGCATTACCGATTCCACAAAAGACTTGCTAGTAGTCAAGCTTTCCGTGACTCCGGAGATTACCCACGACTCGGTCGCAGCCCATCTCGGACAAAGTGTTGAGGGAACGCCTGTACCATTCGACGACGAAACTCTATCGAAGATCTCCGACATTGcaaagatcaagaaggcttACAAGTTGGGGGCGTTGAACACTGCGCCGCCAAATCAAGCAAACGGCACCCAGGATAATGGCATGCGCCGGCTCGAACTGTCCGTTCTGGGAGCGATCGCTCTGCGGGGAGCGACTTGA
- a CDS encoding uncharacterized protein (COG:S;~EggNog:ENOG410Q1KP): protein MSGKSVSNLPCDDPQCFCHFRSPKPYPRIEAVLTGSAPDQVRELHHPNAKLDIAFDVVGCVMTLNECIHDPSRPKIGYSVSLMIKAANTHFVNLEGLEDHSLLLTVRIRHSACAVRGNKIILKEKFNGYYPDPPYSRLYNDLFECRWPEKTLQVRLPEERCRRWKTVALILRTFGQINGDSYCHMANMMFTPRVGGLNVRQIKKDIKMELAKSDHKRRENPVSPEYMVTVNEPEKIERLNHAYEVHLLAFIHSSSRFLRPQYL from the exons ATGAGCGGCAAGTCAGTCTCGAATCTACCCTG CGACGACCCTCAATGCTTCTGCCATTTCCGCTCGCCAAAGCCATATCCCAGAATCGAAGCAGTTCTGACAGGCTCTGCACCCGACCAAGTCCGCGAGCTGCACCATCCAAACGCCAAGCTCGATATAGCATTCGACGTGGTAGGCTGTGTCATGACATTGAACGAATGCATCCACGATCCTTCTCGACCAAAGATCGGCTACTCAGTCAGTCTGATGATTAAGGCGGCAAACACCCACTTCGTGAATCTCGAAGGCCTTGAAGACCACTCCCTCCTTCTAACCGTTCGAATCCGCCATTCAGCATGCGCCGTGAGAGGCAACAAGATTATACTGAAGGAAAAGTTCAACGGCTACTACCCCGACCCTCCATATAGTCGACTCTACAATGATCTGTTCGAGTGCCGTTGGCCTGAAAAGACGCTCCAGGTTCGTCTGCCTGAGGAGAGATGTCGCCGCTGGAAGACAGTCGCTTTGATATTGAGGACTTTTGGGCAGATCAATGGAGATAGCTATTGTCATATGGCGAATATGATGTTTACTCCTCGTGTGGGTGGGCTTAATGTGCGccagatcaagaaggataTCAAGATGGAGCTAGCGAAGAGTGATCATAAGCGAAGGGAGAATCCTGTGTCTCCTGAGTACATGGTTACGGTTAACGAACCGGAGAAGATTGAGAGGCTTAATCATGCTTATGAGGTTCATCTTCTTGCGTTTATTCACAGCTCATCTCGATTTCTTCGGCCACAGTACCTGTAG
- the slx4 gene encoding protein slx4 (COG:L;~EggNog:ENOG410PPZT;~InterPro:IPR018574,IPR027784;~PFAM:PF09494;~go_component: GO:0005634 - nucleus [Evidence IEA];~go_component: GO:0033557 - Slx1-Slx4 complex [Evidence IEA];~go_function: GO:0017108 - 5'-flap endonuclease activity [Evidence IEA];~go_process: GO:0006260 - DNA replication [Evidence IEA];~go_process: GO:0006281 - DNA repair [Evidence IEA]), with protein sequence MSATAEVLVLSSSPERNSVHTPAPPAYDPEKLFGLSPVDFETTPIPSPSELFCPPTHSRFFEVENQVDESRRKGSRKNSSNLTNDESAVIMLEGEPAADKPKRRGRPKKEQKKEETGSLAGTEKTTAKKTTSGASKKRAEPATKRSKPANKTITGRVAKAGSLQPKEAGEKAIYPSTPPAALFQKTTKDVLDWERDGLQLEQAMTRRLDWTPTTNKAKEVVQLEGKLGPDDTTRGFGNLLSEYGFNGPAAPASDYMPSDNGGPTKRRRIELVDSGVYPGSRQSVADDSERASTEGTRKSTPAARKKPTQRTKKFTTLTARVTAKYINESTEGSDIVEEETPKAKPRASRSKKKGQEPEFVVLSPEEAAKSLDDQELVFGTCSQLEREDSPSTIRELQAAISESERSMTLEASGRPHRTQSRGASAVSRFNGSGNLWSVASRDVDGSLMQVEVVDLVNSPDRSGTVTPGEQPSSDRGEAGVECDTSDINPTQKDNDQAKATSTSEVQPIIPAPTTQTTNKKAQNSTSVARKSDPKMPQYNDFTDAQLSKQAASFGFKPLKNRKKMIELLEKCWKAKNGVSSETNDENAQQDLSADPASVPAPGNKPKGKGTTRKTTTEVKAKSQSDVPSKLTTTTISTHSNNPNTNSITSTSPPKPTPSYANVEEIEDSEDDSDPIPISFPSPGRFLPQTLQRKHKHAPSLPTSNIPSSPNRTTITSTFKDPEPPAILHPLTDQITKAVRAQSATRTASSHTQNTHTRKQTWHEKILMYDPIPLEEFTTWLNTEGLGLVNEDREVGAGFVRRWCESKGVVCCYRPKRRE encoded by the coding sequence ATGTCCGCCACCGCGGAGGTCCTGGTACtttcctcctcgccggagCGCAATTCAGTCCATACGCCAGCGCCGCCTGCATATGATCCCGAAAAGTTATTTGGGCTGTCTCCGGTAGACTTTGAAACGACCCCGATACCGTCCCCGTCCGAATTGTTTTGTCCTCCGACGCATTCTAGGTTTTTCGAAGTTGAGAATCAAGTCGACGAATCGCGCCGCAAGGGATCCCGCAAGAATTCCAGCAACTTGACGAATGATGAATCGGCTGTTATAATGCTAGAGGGGGAACCAGCGGCAGATAAACCGAAGCGAAGGGGTAGGCcaaagaaggagcagaaaaaggaggagaCGGGGTCTCTCGCGGGTACCGAGAAGACTACTGCGAAGAAGACTACATCAGGTGCGAGTAAGAAACGCGCTGAACCTGCGACAAAGCGCTCGAAGCCGGCAAATAAGACGATCACTGGGAGGGTTGCAAAGGCAGGCAGTTTGCAACCTAAGGAGGCTGGCGAGAAGGCCATTTACCCGTCGACGCCACCGGCTGCTCTGTTTCAGAAGACTACAAAGGATGTGCTTGATTGGGAAAGGGATGGTTTACAGCTTGAACAAGCGATGACGCGGAGATTGGACTGGACACCTACAACAAATAAGGCTAAGGAAGTCGTTCAGTTGGAAGGGAAGTTAGGGCCAGATGATACTACGAGGGGCTTTGGTAACCTGTTGTCAGAGTATGGATTTAATGGGCCTGCTGCTCCAGCAAGCGACTATATGCCTTCTGATAATGGTGGGCCGACTAAACGAAGGCGCATAGAGCTGGTTGATTCCGGAGTATACCCTGGTTCCAGACAAAGTGTTGCCGACGATAGTGAGAGGGCTAGCACAGAAGGAACCCGCAAGTCAACACCAGCCGCGCGAAAGAAGCCCACGCAGCGTACCAAGAAATTTACCACACTCACTGCCCGCGTGACAGCGAAGTATATCAACGAGTCTACAGAGGGTTCAGATatcgtggaggaagagacacCGAAAGCGAAGCCTAGAGCTTCAAGATCTAAGAAAAAGGGCCAGGAGCCCGAGTTTGTGGTGCTTTCTCCCGAAGAAGCCGCCAAATCCCTCGATGATCAGGAGCTGGTATTTGGCACGTGCAGCCAGCTGGAGCGAGAAGACTCACCCTCTACTATAAGAGAGCTGCAGGCAGCTATTAGCGAGTCGGAACGGAGCATGACATTGGAAGCCAGTGGTCGTCCGCATCGGACGCAGAGCAGGGGAGCTTCTGCAGTATCGCGTTTCAATGGCTCAGGAAACTTGTGGTCGGTCGCATCTCGAGATGTTGACGGTTCACTAAtgcaggtggaggtggtggatctGGTGAATTCGCCTGATAGATCTGGGACTGTCACTCCAGGTGAGCAACCCAGCAGCGACAGgggagaagctggagtcgAATGTGATACCAGCGATATCAACCCTACACAGAAAGATAACGACCAGGCGAAAGCTACTTCGACAAGCGAAGTACAGCCTATTATACCCGCCCCTACCACTCAAACAACGAACAAGAAGGCTCAGAATTCCACATCCGTTGCCCGCAAATCTGACCCTAAGATGCCGCAATACAACGACTTCACAGATGCCCAGCTGTCGAAGCAAGCTGCCTCGTTCGGCTTCAAGCCACTCAAGAaccggaagaagatgatcgaGCTGCTCGAAAAGTGCTGGAAAGCAAAGAATGGCGTATCTTCCGAGACAAATGACGAGAACGCACAGCAGGATCTGTCTGCAGACCCTGCATCAGTACCTGCCCCGGGCAATAAGccaaaaggaaaaggcacGACACGGAAAACCACCACGGAGGTGAAAGCCAAATCTCAATCTGATGTACCATCAAagctaacaacaacaacgataTCCACCCACTcaaacaaccccaacaccaactccATAACCTCAACATCACCTCCCAAACCAACCCCCTCATACGCCAACGTCGAAGAAATCGAAGACTCCGAAGACGATTCCGACCCTATCcccatctctttcccctccccaggcCGCTTCCTACCCCAAACCCTTCAAAGGAAGCACAAGCacgccccctccctccccacatcCAACATACCATCAAGTCCTAATCGAACTACAATCACATCCACCTTCAAAGACCCAGAACCCCCCgccatcctccaccccctaACCGACCAAATCACCAAAGCTGTCCGCGCCCAATCCGCAACCCGGACTGCATCATCCCACACACAGAATACTCACACGAGGAAACAAACCTGGCACGAGAAAATCCTCATGTACGACCCCATTCCTCTGGAAGAGTTCACGACATGGTTAAATACAGAAGGATTGGGTCTTGTGAATGAGGATCGGGAGGTCGGGGCGGGGTTcgtgaggaggtggtgtgaGAGTAAAGGGGTGGTTTGTTGTTATAggccgaagaggagagagtga
- a CDS encoding Bax Inhibitor family protein (COG:T;~EggNog:ENOG410PHM7;~InterPro:IPR006214;~PFAM:PF01027;~TransMembrane:7 (o77-95i116-134o146-166i178-196o202-222i229-255o267-284i)): MAFFLRRPFAVPTALRQISKPANSARFIHNTPFKPQSKPTGPISIFAKSRQTFQNAFRRTYMQPSYNVQGGNITQKLIYGATIIGGTILATNFIFNRETREDGGMPPFERSYLNETFMHTGLGIGIIGIAARALHTNGWSYRLMAASPWAVIGLGLVASVGTMYGTLYTNPDNYVMKYGLWAAFNVTQAALLSPLMFMHPAILARAGLYTAGMMGAIAFVGATAKQEKYMYLGAPLLAGVTIVALSGFAPLVLPATATRALMWSEKIWLYGGLAVFGGFTLYDVQKILHHARMAQRGLVRKDVVNESISLELDFINIFVRMVQILGMRQNNRR; encoded by the exons ATGGCGTTCTTTTTGCGACGCCCGTTCGCCGTTCCTACGGCGCTTCGGCAAATCTCCAAACCTGCGAATAGCGCCCGTTTCATCCACAACACGCCCTTCAAGCCCCAGTCTAAGCCTACCggtcccatctccatcttcgcaAAGTCCCGTCAGACCTTCCAAAATGCTTTCCGTCGCACCTACATGCAGCCTTCCTACAATGTTCAGGGTGGCAACATCACCCAGAAGCTGATCTACGGCGCCACCATCATTGGTGGTACTATCCTGGCTAcgaacttcatcttcaaccgcGAAACCAGAGAGGATGGTGGCATGCCTCCGTTTGAGCGCAGCTACCTGAACGAGACGTTTATGCACACTGGACTTGGTATTGGTATCATTGGTATTGCTGCTCGCGCTCTGCACACCAACGGATGGTCTTACCGTTTGATGGCTGCTAGCCCCTGGGCTGTCATCGGTCTTGGTCTGGTTGCCAGCGTCGGAACTATGTATGGTACTCTGTACACGAACCCTGACAA CTACGTCATGAAGTATGGTCTCTGGGCCGCTTTCAACGTCACTCAGGCCGCGCTCCTGTCTCCCCTGATGTTCATGCACCCGGCTATTCTTGCTCGCGCTGGTCTTTACACCGCTGGAATGATGGGTGCCATCGCTTTCGTCGGTGCCACTGCTAAGCAGGAGAAGTACATGTACCTTGGTGCTCCTCTGCTCGCTGGTGTGACCATTGTCGCTCTCTCCGGTTTCGCTCCTCTTGTTCTCCCCGCTACTGCCACCCGCGCTCTGATGTGGTCTGAGAAGATCTGGCTGTACGGTGGTCTCGCTGTCTTCGGTGGTTTCACCCTCTATGATGtccagaagatcctccaCCACGCTCGCATGGCTCAGAGAGGCTTGGTCCGCAAGGATGTCGTCAACGAGAGTATCAGCCTTGAGTTGGACTTcatcaacatcttcgtcCGTATGGTCCAGATCCTGGGCATGCGCCAGAACAACCGGAGGTAA
- a CDS encoding putative glycosyl hydrolase (CAZy:GH76;~COG:G;~EggNog:ENOG410PG4P;~InterPro:IPR005198;~SECRETED:SignalP(1-22)) has protein sequence MRALLAIHRLLCLLAVFSETNALALRSQDVLAPLSPNAQIPLEDSTDLPSKQLPLPAPEKPSEPIGSISRTYNDLLDALNVMQDDYFQLWQGTWPTSIDWTAAVLGTHVSATLSSLTSTAGDVLSDLLSERASGNHKQLEDITEQYSLGFENLINHYFDQTSAFYFGEDAFAVRNQAFDDMLWVVLGWLENIKFQVLHSDLHYDDPFSPNETTKRLWHGTQFQSPAAHRARVFYGLASGGWDVSLCNGGMIWSPYLTPYKNAITNELYIAASIGMYLYFPGDFIDSPFMGTTLDDENWSDGYPHDPTHLQAAIEGYSWLNASNMTGANGLYGDGFHISGWKSADDPGTRKCDVLNTMVYTYNQGVILSGLRGLWLATGLQQYLSDGHRLVNDVLLATGWPDKGSQQWEGLGRGGVLEDACDSSGSCSQNGQTFKGIFFHHLAEFCRDIRPQELRFLASANRTGDGEDGWQYVYEWHQARCRTYRPWIEHNANAALLTKNGDGKIGEWWGNTTATDVSPLPQGAIDYQNYGAQGEDSEALTGLLRSRGSKGPSEDETLGLDSTRQLQGWGTAPERSGFTERDYAPNDYNDRGRGRTVETQSGGVAVLRALYQWKTTSSLA, from the coding sequence ATGCGTGCGTTACTTGCTATTCATAGGTTGCTCTGCTTGCTTGCAGTCTTCTCTGAGACCAATGCGCTGGCGTTGCGGTCGCAGGACGTCCTTGCGCCATTGTCTCCAAATGCGCAAATTCCGCTGGAGGATTCAACCGATCTCCCGTCAAAGCAACTTCCCCTTCCTGCTCCAGAGAAGCCCAGTGAACCGATCGGCTCGATAAGCCGCACTTACAACGATTTGCTGGATGCTCTCAATGTGATGCAGGATGACTACTTCCAGCTTTGGCAAGGCACTTGGCCTACTAGTATCGATTGGACTGCTGCCGTGCTTGGGACTCATGTCTccgccaccctctcctcactGACTTCTACGGCGGGGGATGTACTGTCGGACCTCCTTTCAGAGAGAGCCAGTGGGAATCACAAACAGCTGGAAGATATAACTGAACAGTATTCGTTGGGATTCGAGAATCTCATTAATCATTATTTTGACCAAACCTCAGCATTCTACTTCGGTGAGGATGCCTTTGCTGTAAGAAACCAGGCCTTCGATGACATGCTATGGGTTGTTTTGGGCTGGCTGGAGAACATAAAGTTCCAAGTGTTGCACAGCGACCTGCATTACGATGACCCCTTCTCACCCAACGAGACAACAAAACGCCTCTGGCATGGAACCCAGTTTCAGTCTCCGGCGGCTCATCGGGCACGTGTGTTCTATGGTCTTGCGTCCGGGGGTTGGGACGTTTCCTTGTGTAATGGCGGGATGATCTGGAGCCCTTACCTGACGCCCTACAAGAATGCCATCACCAATGAGCTGTACATAGCCGCTAGCATCGGGATGTATCTCTACTTCCCCGGAGACTTTATTGATTCACCCTTTATGGGGACCACATTGGACGATGAGAACTGGTCAGACGGTTACCCTCACGACCCAACTCATCTGCAGGCGGCCATCGAGGGATATTCGTGGCTAAATGCCTCAAATATGACGGGTGCCAATGGCCTCTATGGCGATGGCTTCCATATCAGTGGTTGGAAGAGTGCCGATGATCCTGGCACGCGCAAATGTGATGTTCTCAACACCATGGTATATACATACAACCAGGGAGTGATCCTTAGCGGGCTAAGGGGACTTTGGTTAGCTACCGGTTTGCAGCAGTATCTATCTGACGGGCACCGATTGGTCAATGATGTGCTCTTGGCTACCGGATGGCCTGACAAAGGCAGTCAGCAGTGGGAAGGGCTTGGCCGCGGAGGTGTGTTGGAAGATGCGTGCGACTCTTCCGGGAGCTGCTCCCAAAATGGACAAACCTTCAAAGGTATCTTCTTTCATCATTTGGCCGAGTTCTGCCGAGACATCCGGCCGCAGGAATTGCGTTTTCTGGCCAGTGCCAACCGCACAGGGGACGGGGAAGACGGCTGGCAGTACGTATACGAGTGGCACCAAGCACGATGCCGAACATACCGCCCCTGGATCGAGCACAACGCCAACGCCGCTCTGTTGACCAAGAATGGCGACGGCAAGATCGGGGAGTGGTGGGGaaacaccaccgccaccgacGTGAGTCCTCTGCCGCAGGGGGCGATCGACTATCAAAACTATGGGGCGCAGGGTGAGGACTCGGAGGCACTGACGGGACTTCTCCGCAGCCGTGGCTCTAAGGGCCCCAGCGAGGACGAGACGCTGGGACTCGATTCCACACGACAGCTGCAGGGCTGGGGAACTGCACCCGAGCGGTCGGGTTTCACAGAGCGCGATTATGCGCCGAACGACTACAACGATCGTGGCCGCGGACGCACTGTTGAGACACAGTCAGGAGGTGTCGCGGTGCTGCGGGCATTGTACCAGTGGAAGACGACCTCGTCTCTTGCATGA
- a CDS encoding RBM8 family RNA-binding protein (COG:A;~EggNog:ENOG410PPRS;~InterPro:IPR000504,IPR008111,IPR035979,IPR012677, IPR033744;~PFAM:PF00076;~go_component: GO:0005634 - nucleus [Evidence IEA];~go_component: GO:0005737 - cytoplasm [Evidence IEA];~go_function: GO:0003676 - nucleic acid binding [Evidence IEA];~go_function: GO:0003723 - RNA binding [Evidence IEA];~go_function: GO:0003729 - mRNA binding [Evidence IEA];~go_process: GO:0006396 - RNA processing [Evidence IEA]) — MSTEMEVDPPVAQEEVEEEVPAQSGNNTSDPRTQASAVAVRSIEGWIIIATNIHEEASEEDVTDLFAEYGEIKNFNLNLDRRTGYVKGYALIEYSTLPEASEAIKALNGSKLLDQTIQVDFAFVRPPPSNNKGKNAGQRGGRGGRGRSRSRDRSRSPGAEEARD; from the exons aTGTCTACAGAAATGGAAGTCGACCCTCCCGTGGcgcaggaggaggtggaggaagaggtccCCGCGCAGTCGGGCAACAATACCTCTGATCCGAGAACGCAAGCGTCAGCTGTTGCAGTGCGCAGTATCGAAGGATGGATTATCATCGCGACCAACATTCATGAAGAGGCCTCTGAGGAGGACGTGACGGATCTGTTTGCTGAATATGGAGAGATCAAGAACTTCAATCTGAACCTCGATCGCCGGACGGGTTATGTGAAG GGTTACGCGTTGATTGAATactccaccctccccgaaGCCTCAGAAGCCATCAAGGCTTTGAACGGATCCAAATTGCTGGACCAGACAATCCAGGTCGACTTCGCCTTTGTGCGGCCACCCCCATCGAacaacaaaggaaagaatgCTGGACAAAgaggtggtcgtggtggacGGGGACGCAGCAGGAGCCGCGATAGGAGTCGCAGCCCtggagcggaggaggctAGAGACTAA